The following are encoded together in the Acinetobacter radioresistens DSM 6976 = NBRC 102413 = CIP 103788 genome:
- a CDS encoding 1-acyl-sn-glycerol-3-phosphate acyltransferase: MLQHFPRLPNLVPSRGTAATRLLCQKLFLAQGWTFEGKFPNLPKAVAVVSPHTSNIDGWYGFLVIGALGLKVNVFGKDSLFRFPFKSLLKWIGIIPVKRNSNNGLTVQAVEKIHSTDKIWIALAPEGTRKRAEKIKSGFYWIAYQADIPIVMFSFDYKHKKVYCLGAMQPTGNYEADLEYILKQYQGKFFPKKPEWLALPLQKLLENAGKN; this comes from the coding sequence ATGTTACAACATTTTCCCCGTCTTCCCAATCTGGTTCCCTCACGCGGTACAGCAGCTACTCGGCTTTTATGCCAGAAACTGTTTCTGGCACAGGGCTGGACTTTTGAGGGTAAATTTCCCAATCTGCCTAAAGCTGTTGCAGTGGTATCACCCCACACTTCCAATATTGATGGCTGGTACGGTTTTTTGGTGATTGGGGCACTGGGATTAAAAGTAAACGTGTTTGGAAAAGATAGCCTATTCAGATTCCCTTTTAAGTCTTTACTCAAATGGATAGGTATTATTCCAGTCAAGCGTAACAGTAACAATGGCCTGACTGTACAGGCAGTGGAAAAAATCCACTCTACTGACAAAATCTGGATTGCCCTCGCCCCAGAAGGCACCCGAAAACGTGCCGAGAAAATCAAAAGCGGTTTTTACTGGATTGCTTATCAGGCAGATATTCCAATAGTCATGTTTTCTTTCGACTACAAGCACAAAAAAGTTTATTGCCTAGGCGCCATGCAGCCTACAGGCAACTATGAAGCAGATCTGGAGTATATCCTGAAACAATATCAGGGGAAATTCTTTCCCAAAAAACCAGAGTGGCTGGCCCTACCCTTACAAAAACTGCTGGAAAATGCTGGCAAAAATTAA
- a CDS encoding MFS transporter, whose protein sequence is MSRHLYLLLFSLYWAQGLPVGFMTHALPVILRMQGVSLAHIGGFGLLMLPWSIKILWAPWIDRYGTQRFGHYRSWIIPTQLCSVLILIALSFLPIQALDQPVFLLTFFAALMLLNLAGATQDVATDGLAVHLLTLKQQHWGNTFQVIGSRLGFIVGGGALLWALDWLSWQPTFLVLAALVLLNTLPIVLFKEPAKEVSVFYEKISCKQSIRQYFNYFLNNRILKSWLGVLVTFKVADGLSGPLLKPLMVDLGLSLSQIGIYITILGAVAALFGAVLAGTLLRWMRRTQALFLFSFFKVLSLIAYAWLAYCYDQRYKVSHWLIYCINAAEDMISAMLLVVMLTLVMQYSRKQYAGTDFTFQVAVMATISGLLYTLSGIAGDWLGYAYYLNIIIGISILCMYPIWLWTKAS, encoded by the coding sequence ATGTCCCGGCATCTTTATCTGCTGCTGTTTTCGTTGTACTGGGCGCAAGGCCTACCTGTTGGTTTTATGACACATGCCTTACCTGTCATTCTTCGTATGCAAGGGGTATCATTGGCACATATTGGCGGCTTTGGCCTGTTGATGCTGCCGTGGTCAATCAAAATTCTCTGGGCACCCTGGATTGACCGTTATGGTACTCAACGGTTTGGACATTATCGTAGCTGGATTATCCCTACACAGTTATGCAGTGTTTTAATATTAATTGCCCTGTCATTCTTGCCGATTCAGGCACTTGACCAGCCCGTTTTTTTACTCACTTTTTTTGCTGCCTTGATGCTGCTAAATCTGGCAGGTGCCACCCAAGACGTAGCTACAGATGGACTGGCTGTTCATTTGCTTACCCTCAAACAACAGCATTGGGGTAACACTTTTCAGGTCATTGGCTCACGTTTGGGCTTTATAGTAGGAGGCGGAGCTTTGCTCTGGGCATTGGACTGGTTAAGCTGGCAACCTACATTTTTAGTACTGGCAGCTTTGGTTCTTTTAAATACGCTACCCATTGTTTTATTTAAAGAGCCCGCAAAAGAAGTATCGGTCTTTTACGAAAAAATATCCTGCAAGCAAAGCATCAGACAGTATTTTAACTATTTCCTGAATAACCGGATTTTAAAATCCTGGTTAGGCGTGTTAGTCACTTTTAAAGTGGCAGATGGACTATCCGGACCGCTGTTAAAACCACTGATGGTCGATCTGGGACTCAGCCTTTCACAGATTGGTATTTACATTACAATATTAGGTGCTGTTGCAGCACTTTTCGGAGCAGTATTGGCTGGTACGCTATTAAGATGGATGCGTCGTACACAGGCTTTATTCCTGTTTTCTTTTTTCAAGGTTCTAAGTTTAATCGCATACGCTTGGCTGGCTTATTGTTATGACCAGCGGTATAAGGTAAGTCACTGGTTAATCTATTGCATTAATGCAGCTGAAGACATGATTTCTGCCATGTTACTGGTGGTCATGCTCACACTGGTAATGCAATATTCAAGAAAACAATATGCCGGTACAGATTTCACTTTTCAGGTTGCCGTTATGGCAACAATCAGTGGGCTACTGTACACGTTAAGTGGTATCGCCGGAGACTGGCTAGGTTATGCCTATTATCTGAATATTATTATAGGCATTTCAATATTGTGTATGTATCCAATTTGGCTCTGGACGAAAGCCAGTTAG
- a CDS encoding DUF1304 domain-containing protein, producing the protein MIGQILIVLIALLHLYILVLEIFLWDKPSGLKAFGNTLEKARLTKVMAQNQGLYNGFLAAGLLWSLYAPESYALALANFFLGCVLVAGIYGGLTASKKIIYIQALPALVALIAVNLF; encoded by the coding sequence ATGATCGGACAAATTCTGATTGTTTTGATTGCACTGCTACATCTCTATATTTTAGTTTTAGAAATATTTTTATGGGATAAGCCCTCTGGTTTAAAAGCATTTGGTAATACTCTTGAAAAAGCACGGTTGACTAAAGTCATGGCGCAAAATCAAGGCTTATATAATGGTTTCTTGGCAGCTGGCCTGCTCTGGTCATTGTATGCACCTGAGAGCTATGCACTGGCACTCGCCAATTTCTTCTTAGGCTGCGTCCTGGTTGCAGGAATATACGGTGGACTGACCGCAAGTAAGAAAATTATATATATTCAAGCACTACCTGCCCTTGTTGCCTTGATTGCAGTGAATCTTTTCTAA
- a CDS encoding zinc-binding dehydrogenase — MQSIIHHQFGEPVEVLETADMPQPEPKAGEVRIKTILSPMHNHDIWTVRGSYGYKPTLPAIGGSEAVGIIDALGEGVQGVTVGQRVAVAGVHGSWAEYFIAPVQGLVPLIDAIDDETAAQLIGMPISALMLLDFINLPADSWLIQNTANGAVGKTVAMIAKARGQKVIHLVRRHEAVTEMQALGIKNVVATDQADWKNQVKAIHADQPLIAGVDSIGGQASGEMLALLSDNSLLVSFGSMTGETMQISSGDLIFKQATVKGFWASVVNKQLSVERKKALITELLTLAAQKKLLLPVEGIFSFAQIKEAALKATQGARQGKVLLKP, encoded by the coding sequence ATGCAAAGTATTATTCATCATCAGTTTGGCGAACCCGTTGAGGTTTTGGAAACTGCCGATATGCCACAACCCGAGCCGAAAGCTGGCGAAGTACGTATTAAAACAATTTTATCTCCAATGCATAACCATGATATATGGACTGTGCGTGGCAGTTATGGCTATAAGCCCACACTTCCCGCAATTGGTGGTAGTGAAGCTGTAGGGATAATCGACGCACTGGGTGAAGGTGTGCAAGGTGTAACAGTGGGTCAGCGTGTGGCAGTTGCTGGAGTTCATGGTAGCTGGGCCGAATATTTTATTGCGCCAGTGCAGGGTCTCGTCCCTTTAATTGATGCAATTGATGACGAAACTGCGGCTCAGTTAATTGGGATGCCAATCAGCGCATTAATGCTCTTAGACTTTATCAATCTGCCTGCAGATTCATGGCTAATTCAAAATACTGCAAATGGTGCGGTGGGTAAAACTGTGGCTATGATCGCAAAAGCGCGTGGTCAGAAGGTAATTCATCTGGTTCGTCGGCACGAAGCAGTCACTGAAATGCAAGCCTTGGGTATCAAGAATGTAGTCGCAACAGACCAGGCAGATTGGAAAAATCAGGTGAAAGCCATTCATGCTGATCAGCCTCTTATAGCCGGTGTAGACTCAATTGGTGGTCAAGCCAGTGGTGAAATGCTCGCTTTACTGAGCGATAATAGCCTATTGGTTTCATTTGGCAGTATGACAGGTGAAACCATGCAGATTTCCTCAGGAGATCTGATTTTTAAACAGGCCACTGTCAAAGGCTTTTGGGCAAGCGTCGTCAACAAGCAGTTATCTGTTGAACGCAAAAAGGCGCTAATTACAGAATTATTGACGCTTGCAGCGCAAAAAAAATTACTACTTCCTGTTGAAGGTATATTCAGCTTTGCACAAATTAAAGAAGCTGCACTGAAAGCCACTCAAGGTGCACGTCAGGGCAAAGTACTTCTTAAACCGTAA
- a CDS encoding TetR/AcrR family transcriptional regulator: MKRSDKSEATRQHILSSSFELVLHKGFVGVGLQEILKNCDVPKGSFYYYFASKEAFGCALLQQYLADYTVRIDQLMQQKGGSAYLRLLALWKAWINPPAHVEESIHGRGWAENCLIVKLAAEVSDLSEDMRQILNFGVHKLTERITSLLKEGQQDGSISLHIEPEKLAQTMYQLWLGAALLAKLAQDKQPLYLALETTQQLLKPLKE; this comes from the coding sequence ATGAAACGATCAGACAAAAGTGAAGCAACGCGCCAACATATTTTAAGCAGTAGTTTTGAATTGGTACTGCATAAAGGCTTTGTTGGAGTGGGCTTACAGGAAATTCTCAAGAATTGCGATGTGCCTAAAGGCTCATTCTATTATTACTTTGCTTCAAAAGAGGCTTTCGGCTGCGCACTTCTACAACAGTATCTGGCTGATTACACGGTCAGGATTGACCAGTTGATGCAGCAAAAAGGCGGAAGCGCTTACCTACGTCTTCTGGCACTTTGGAAAGCATGGATTAACCCTCCTGCTCATGTTGAAGAAAGTATTCATGGCAGAGGCTGGGCAGAAAACTGTCTGATCGTCAAGTTAGCAGCAGAAGTTTCAGATTTATCTGAAGATATGCGTCAAATTTTGAACTTTGGCGTGCATAAGTTAACAGAACGTATTACGAGTCTACTTAAAGAAGGACAACAAGACGGTTCAATTTCCTTACATATTGAACCTGAAAAACTGGCGCAAACAATGTATCAACTATGGTTGGGTGCAGCTTTATTGGCAAAACTTGCACAAGATAAGCAACCACTCTATCTCGCCTTGGAAACCACCCAACAATTATTAAAACCTTTAAAGGAATAG
- a CDS encoding porin, with protein MKMKILTGLILSLVTSTSFAAPAIYGEIDVSLDYLPENNGSGVSDKDVWEINSNSSFIGIKGEEKLNERLSAIYAAEWTFYADGDNTDFDQRNRFIGLKDIRLGTLKLGKHDTPLKQLSGVVDSFNNYVANKADVAGIFTGENRVDNVLVYESPAIPVAEGNLKINTLLATGEASGIKKSSGGVKTAGRGLGDAFSTAIIYDHQLFNAGIAYDKAIPSNFLGRGILNASEPEPLSSGIFAAANTVRAVGRIHLNQPLYLKVLYQSSKVADAAGNATSAATIDDAQGWLIGAEYQLPQAQDWILKAQYSQNTTSFKNATPDYEAQQYMVGADYTLNKQVKTYGYAGYLTLEQGESKNKQPLGGIGLEYKF; from the coding sequence ATGAAAATGAAAATTTTAACGGGGCTAATCTTGAGTCTGGTTACAAGCACATCTTTCGCTGCACCAGCCATTTATGGGGAGATCGATGTAAGTCTGGATTATCTTCCAGAAAATAATGGTTCGGGTGTTTCTGATAAAGACGTTTGGGAAATTAATAGTAATAGTAGCTTTATTGGAATCAAGGGCGAGGAAAAACTGAACGAGCGTTTAAGTGCAATCTATGCTGCTGAATGGACCTTTTATGCAGATGGTGATAACACCGATTTTGACCAGCGTAACCGCTTTATAGGCTTAAAAGATATCAGACTTGGTACACTCAAGCTGGGCAAACATGATACACCCCTTAAGCAGCTGTCCGGTGTGGTAGATAGCTTTAATAATTATGTGGCTAATAAGGCAGATGTTGCCGGTATTTTTACTGGTGAAAACAGGGTAGACAATGTGCTGGTTTATGAATCACCCGCTATTCCTGTAGCGGAAGGAAATCTTAAAATAAATACGCTACTGGCAACTGGAGAAGCTTCAGGTATTAAAAAATCCAGTGGCGGTGTTAAAACAGCTGGGCGTGGTTTAGGTGATGCGTTCTCTACAGCGATCATCTATGACCATCAACTGTTTAATGCAGGCATTGCCTATGATAAAGCTATCCCAAGTAATTTTCTTGGACGAGGTATTTTAAATGCTTCCGAGCCGGAACCCTTAAGCAGCGGTATATTCGCAGCAGCAAATACCGTTCGGGCAGTGGGACGGATTCATTTGAACCAGCCTCTGTATCTGAAAGTACTCTATCAGAGTTCAAAAGTGGCGGATGCAGCCGGAAATGCAACGAGTGCGGCGACAATTGATGATGCACAAGGCTGGCTGATCGGAGCAGAGTATCAACTGCCTCAGGCCCAAGACTGGATTCTAAAGGCACAATATAGCCAGAATACCACCTCATTTAAGAATGCCACACCAGATTACGAAGCACAGCAGTATATGGTAGGTGCGGACTATACCCTAAATAAACAGGTCAAAACCTATGGTTATGCGGGTTATTTAACGCTCGAGCAGGGTGAAAGTAAAAATAAACAGCCTCTAGGGGGTATAGGACTTGAATATAAATTCTAA
- a CDS encoding HAD family hydrolase, with amino-acid sequence MIQAILFDLDNTLTHRDQSVEAYSYYLAQYYQRHLGEVDVMQIKAIINRIDNGGYPKKELLTHPSIAASVAQALQHELKWHHAVDFDELTAFWFEQFGLHAVPMEGSEQVLQELKQQGFKLAIVSNGGHDTRLKIIEGLNIAHYFDLIVSSELAGSKKPEPEIFQYVCQRLNVMPEECLFIGDHPINDIQGAQNAGMHPVWMEGFHEVDPYDAQLISPRIKKLEEIWQFIG; translated from the coding sequence ATGATTCAAGCCATCCTTTTTGATCTGGATAATACTCTGACACACCGTGACCAGAGTGTAGAGGCTTATAGTTACTATTTGGCCCAATATTATCAGCGGCACCTGGGAGAGGTGGATGTAATGCAGATTAAAGCTATCATCAACCGGATTGATAATGGCGGCTATCCCAAAAAGGAATTGCTAACTCATCCGAGTATTGCTGCTTCCGTTGCACAGGCATTACAACATGAACTTAAATGGCATCATGCTGTAGATTTTGATGAGTTGACGGCATTCTGGTTTGAACAGTTTGGCCTGCATGCAGTACCGATGGAAGGCTCTGAACAAGTATTGCAAGAGCTAAAACAGCAGGGTTTTAAACTGGCAATAGTGTCAAATGGCGGTCATGACACACGACTCAAAATTATAGAGGGTTTAAATATCGCTCACTATTTTGACCTGATTGTCAGTTCGGAGCTAGCAGGTTCTAAAAAGCCGGAGCCAGAAATTTTTCAATATGTATGTCAGCGGCTGAATGTTATGCCTGAAGAATGTCTGTTTATTGGTGACCATCCCATAAATGATATTCAGGGCGCACAAAATGCAGGAATGCATCCGGTCTGGATGGAAGGCTTTCATGAAGTAGATCCATATGACGCTCAGTTAATAAGCCCCAGAATTAAAAAACTTGAGGAAATCTGGCAATTTATTGGTTAA
- a CDS encoding ammonium transporter — MQNMDLFFLLLGAILVLAMHAGFAFLELGTVRHKNQVNALSKILTDFSISALAYFFVGYYIAYGHHFFHLGATLAEDHGYNLMRCFFLLTFAAAIPAIISGGIAERAKMRSQAIATLVLVALIYPFFEGMIWNGNLGLQDWLKSSFGASFHDFAGSVVVHAMGGWIALAAVILLGARRGRYKKDGRISAHPPSSIPFLALGSWILIVGWFGFNVMSAQRLDAISGLVAINSLMAMTGGTLAANFIGKNDPGFLHNGPLAGLVAICAGSDIVHPVGALIIGALAGIIFVKLFTYTQNRLKVDDVLGVWPLHGVCGAFGGIAVGIFGQQILGGLGGVSFISQLFGTLLVIVIALGGGFLVYGVLKLTVGIRLSQEDEFVGADLSIHKISANSDDSMF, encoded by the coding sequence ATGCAGAATATGGATTTATTTTTTCTCCTTCTTGGTGCAATTCTGGTACTTGCAATGCATGCCGGATTTGCTTTTTTAGAATTGGGAACTGTACGTCATAAGAATCAGGTGAATGCCTTAAGTAAAATTCTGACAGACTTCTCGATTTCTGCCTTGGCTTATTTTTTTGTTGGTTATTATATTGCCTATGGTCATCATTTTTTTCACCTAGGTGCAACGCTGGCTGAAGATCATGGCTATAACCTGATGCGCTGTTTTTTTCTGCTGACTTTCGCGGCAGCCATACCTGCCATCATCTCTGGCGGTATTGCTGAACGTGCCAAAATGCGCTCTCAAGCAATTGCGACTCTAGTTCTGGTTGCCTTAATTTACCCGTTCTTTGAAGGTATGATCTGGAACGGGAATCTGGGCCTCCAGGACTGGCTCAAGTCCAGTTTTGGTGCAAGCTTTCATGACTTTGCCGGTTCAGTGGTAGTCCATGCGATGGGCGGCTGGATTGCCTTGGCAGCTGTAATCCTTTTAGGCGCGCGTCGTGGCCGCTATAAAAAAGATGGACGGATCAGTGCACATCCCCCTTCTTCAATTCCTTTTCTGGCGTTGGGTTCCTGGATTCTGATTGTGGGCTGGTTTGGTTTTAATGTTATGAGTGCCCAGCGTCTGGATGCTATCTCCGGTCTGGTGGCCATTAACTCCCTGATGGCCATGACAGGTGGAACGCTGGCTGCCAACTTTATAGGTAAAAATGACCCTGGTTTTTTGCATAACGGACCACTTGCCGGATTAGTGGCTATCTGTGCCGGGTCAGATATTGTTCATCCAGTAGGTGCCTTAATTATTGGAGCACTGGCAGGTATTATTTTTGTCAAGCTGTTTACTTATACCCAAAACCGTCTAAAGGTAGATGATGTACTCGGTGTGTGGCCATTACACGGCGTATGTGGCGCTTTTGGTGGAATAGCAGTGGGAATATTTGGACAGCAGATATTGGGTGGTCTGGGCGGTGTTTCATTCATTTCACAGTTATTCGGTACTTTGCTGGTAATTGTTATTGCACTGGGCGGTGGTTTTTTAGTCTATGGCGTACTTAAACTGACTGTGGGTATCCGATTAAGTCAGGAAGATGAGTTTGTTGGTGCAGACCTCTCTATCCATAAAATTTCTGCTAATTCGGATGATAGTATGTTTTAA
- a CDS encoding amino acid ABC transporter ATP-binding protein, translating into MIDMHNVSKWYGKFQVLTDCTTQIRQGEVVVVCGPSGSGKSTLIKTVNGLETIQQGQILVDGIAINDPKTDLNKLRSRVGMVFQHFELFPHLSITENLTIAQIKVLGRSEAEAKKKGLAYLDRVGLSTQANKYPAELSGGQQQRVAIARALSMDPIAMLFDEPTSALDPEMINEVLDVMVELAKEGMTMMCVTHEMGFARQVADRIIFMDQGKIVEDCSKQEFFTTPRGERAQQFLNKILH; encoded by the coding sequence ATGATTGATATGCACAATGTCAGCAAGTGGTATGGCAAGTTTCAGGTACTCACAGACTGTACCACCCAGATTCGTCAAGGTGAAGTGGTAGTAGTCTGTGGCCCATCAGGTTCCGGGAAATCCACTTTAATCAAAACAGTCAATGGTCTGGAAACTATCCAGCAGGGACAGATTCTGGTTGATGGTATTGCGATTAATGACCCCAAAACCGATCTGAACAAATTGCGTAGCCGGGTTGGTATGGTATTTCAGCATTTTGAACTGTTTCCTCACCTCAGCATTACTGAGAATCTGACTATTGCCCAGATTAAGGTATTGGGTCGCAGTGAAGCTGAGGCCAAGAAAAAAGGCCTGGCATATCTGGACCGTGTCGGTTTAAGTACTCAGGCAAACAAGTACCCGGCCGAGCTTTCCGGTGGCCAGCAGCAACGTGTGGCAATTGCCCGTGCTTTAAGCATGGACCCAATTGCCATGCTATTTGATGAACCCACCTCTGCTCTTGATCCGGAAATGATTAATGAAGTACTGGACGTAATGGTTGAACTGGCTAAAGAAGGTATGACCATGATGTGCGTAACTCATGAAATGGGTTTTGCCCGTCAGGTCGCAGACCGGATTATTTTCATGGATCAGGGTAAAATCGTGGAAGACTGTAGCAAGCAGGAGTTTTTCACAACGCCTCGGGGTGAACGTGCTCAGCAGTTCCTGAACAAGATTCTGCATTAA
- a CDS encoding ABC transporter permease subunit (The N-terminal region of this protein, as described by TIGR01726, is a three transmembrane segment that identifies a subfamily of ABC transporter permease subunits, which specificities that include histidine, arginine, glutamine, glutamate, L-cystine (sic), the opines (in Agrobacterium) octopine and nopaline, etc.), which translates to MEWLTSFLQDLQASGPALWYGMTITLKVVCIATLGGILIGTLLALMRLSSFRILNLVAQAYVNLFRSIPLLLVLMWFYFAVPFIYTTITGRFLTIDTALVSSIVAFMLFEAAYFSEIVRAGIQSIPRGQSAAAYALGMTYSQNMRLVVLPQAFRKMTPLLLQQTIILFQDSTMVYAIGLLDFFRSNYVRGDLMSLLTQYILFAGLVYFTISALATYTVRRLQKRLHV; encoded by the coding sequence ATGGAATGGCTCACTTCGTTTCTACAGGATTTACAGGCTTCTGGTCCGGCACTCTGGTACGGCATGACCATCACCCTGAAAGTTGTCTGTATTGCCACCCTTGGCGGAATTCTGATTGGTACCCTGCTGGCCCTGATGCGCCTGTCTTCTTTTAGAATACTTAATCTGGTGGCACAGGCGTATGTAAATCTGTTCCGTTCCATTCCCCTGCTGCTGGTGCTGATGTGGTTCTACTTTGCAGTTCCATTCATTTACACCACAATAACCGGACGTTTCCTGACTATAGATACTGCTTTGGTTTCTAGTATTGTAGCCTTCATGCTGTTTGAAGCAGCCTATTTCTCGGAAATTGTACGTGCAGGCATACAGTCAATTCCACGCGGCCAAAGTGCTGCGGCTTATGCTCTGGGAATGACATATAGCCAGAACATGCGGCTGGTTGTTTTGCCTCAGGCCTTTCGCAAGATGACTCCTTTACTGCTACAGCAGACTATTATCCTGTTTCAGGATTCAACCATGGTTTATGCCATTGGTCTGCTGGATTTCTTCCGCAGCAATTATGTTCGCGGTGACCTGATGTCACTGCTCACTCAATACATCCTGTTTGCCGGTCTAGTCTATTTCACCATTAGTGCACTGGCAACATATACCGTAAGAAGATTACAAAAAAGGTTACATGTATGA
- a CDS encoding amino acid ABC transporter permease → MNYSWNWSVLFQSTGVGDSTYLQWVLIGLGWLLVIALVAWSIAMVLGSILGIMRTLPSKTARTIGTAYVTLFRNVPLLIQLFIWFYVVPNFLPGPVKDWWMNDLSSNASALISASVGLGLFTAARVCEQVRTGIEALPRGQINAGYAMGFSTSQLYRYVILPQSFRTILPPLSSELTNCVKNTSVASLVGVAEIISQMKTISEYTQNTIEIYTFVTLIFIVINVCLILLMTLLEHRLRVPGLIAGGK, encoded by the coding sequence ATGAATTATAGCTGGAATTGGTCAGTACTGTTTCAGTCGACTGGTGTAGGTGACAGCACTTATTTGCAATGGGTATTAATCGGTCTGGGCTGGTTACTGGTCATTGCGCTGGTGGCCTGGAGTATTGCCATGGTGCTGGGGAGCATCCTGGGAATTATGCGCACCCTGCCCAGTAAGACTGCACGTACTATCGGCACTGCTTATGTAACACTTTTTCGTAATGTTCCCTTATTGATCCAACTGTTTATCTGGTTCTATGTAGTCCCGAACTTTTTGCCTGGCCCGGTCAAGGACTGGTGGATGAATGACTTAAGCTCAAATGCCAGTGCACTCATCTCGGCCAGTGTCGGATTGGGCCTGTTTACTGCCGCACGTGTCTGTGAACAGGTACGTACCGGTATTGAGGCATTGCCACGTGGCCAGATCAATGCAGGTTATGCCATGGGCTTTAGTACATCACAGTTATACCGCTATGTCATTCTGCCACAGTCATTCCGGACGATTTTGCCGCCGCTCAGTTCCGAGCTGACCAACTGTGTTAAAAACACTTCAGTTGCTTCACTGGTCGGGGTAGCGGAAATCATTTCACAGATGAAAACCATTAGTGAATATACCCAAAATACTATTGAAATTTATACCTTTGTGACCCTGATTTTTATTGTGATCAATGTCTGCCTCATTTTACTGATGACCCTGTTGGAACACCGTTTACGTGTTCCGGGCCTGATTGCAGGAGGCAAATAA
- a CDS encoding transporter substrate-binding domain-containing protein, giving the protein MSNKVRAASVLCLSTLMLGLVACSNNNNAPASENNAASGNAANTGSAGSGTLEKIRQSGTVVLGHRDSSIPFSYIADNPNQPVGYAHDLQMKVVEALKQKLNKPDLKVRYNLVTSQNRIPLVSNGTVDLECGSTTNNKERQQQVDFSVGFFQVGSRLLTAKDSGIKDFSDLKGKKVVTTAGTTSERYIRQHAQELGIGEVISAKDHADSFLMLQNGRAAAFMMDDILLAGEKSKAKEPDKWVIVGTPPIQEVYGCMLRKGDKEFKQVVDDAIKATYASGEINDMYKKWFQQPIPPKNINLNFPMSEQVKALISNPHDRDQ; this is encoded by the coding sequence ATGTCAAATAAAGTACGTGCAGCCTCAGTGCTGTGCCTGAGTACATTGATGCTCGGCCTTGTGGCCTGTAGTAACAATAATAATGCTCCTGCTAGTGAAAATAATGCTGCATCGGGGAATGCTGCAAATACAGGTTCAGCAGGTTCGGGGACATTGGAGAAAATCCGTCAGTCTGGCACTGTAGTACTAGGACACCGTGATTCATCTATTCCATTTTCTTATATTGCAGATAATCCAAACCAGCCGGTGGGTTACGCTCATGACTTGCAAATGAAGGTCGTAGAAGCTCTCAAGCAGAAACTGAACAAACCGGATCTGAAAGTGCGTTATAACCTGGTGACCAGCCAGAACCGTATTCCTTTAGTTTCAAATGGTACCGTCGATCTGGAGTGTGGCTCAACCACCAACAATAAGGAACGTCAGCAACAGGTCGACTTTTCAGTTGGTTTCTTCCAGGTTGGTTCTCGTCTGCTTACAGCGAAAGACTCAGGTATTAAGGATTTTTCTGACTTAAAAGGTAAAAAGGTCGTAACCACCGCCGGCACAACTTCTGAACGTTATATCCGTCAGCATGCACAGGAACTGGGGATTGGTGAAGTTATTTCTGCCAAAGACCATGCTGATTCATTCTTGATGCTGCAAAACGGCCGTGCGGCAGCCTTTATGATGGATGATATTCTGCTGGCTGGTGAAAAGTCTAAAGCCAAAGAACCAGACAAGTGGGTGATTGTAGGTACACCACCGATTCAGGAAGTTTATGGCTGTATGCTGCGTAAAGGTGATAAAGAATTTAAACAGGTAGTTGATGACGCAATCAAGGCCACTTATGCCTCTGGTGAAATCAACGATATGTATAAAAAGTGGTTCCAGCAGCCAATTCCACCAAAAAATATTAACCTGAACTTCCCAATGTCGGAACAAGTAAAAGCCCTGATCAGCAATCCGCATGACCGGGATCAGTAA